The Arachis hypogaea cultivar Tifrunner chromosome 16, arahy.Tifrunner.gnm2.J5K5, whole genome shotgun sequence genome contains a region encoding:
- the LOC112754842 gene encoding uncharacterized protein, producing the protein MAKIRIAIILLGLCLVCNSAGLAEAEYMKYKDPKLSIDARVEDLISRMTLEEKIGQMLQVERKYVSADDIKKYSIGSVMSEAGSIPGPSRLASAQTWIDMVNEFQKGAVSSRLGIPMFYGIDAVHGHSTVYKATFFPHNIGLGATRDPELIKRIGAATALEVRATGIQYAYAPCIAVCRDPRWGRCYESYGEDPALVQSMTEIIPGLQGDIPADLPNGVPFMAGNEKVIGSAKHYVGDGGTINGIDEYNTVIDREGLLRIHMPGYFAAISKGVATIMVSYSSWNGVKMHANRELITGFLKNALHFKGVVISDFEGIDRITTPPHANFTYSVEAGVSAGIDMFMVPQFYKEFVDDLTKLVTKKFIPMSRIDDAAKRILWVKFMMGLFENPFADYSLVRYLGIQEHRELAREAVRKSLVLLKNGESVEKPLLPLRRKASKILVAGSHADNLGYQCGGWTIEWQGISGNDILKGTTILNAIRNTVDPETIVTYKENPDAEFVKSNGFSYAIVVVGEHPYAEMHGDNKNLTIPDPGPETITNVCGAIKCVVVVISGRPVVIEPYLHIIDALVAAWLPGSEGQGVADVLYGDYGFTGKLPRTWFKTVDQLPMNVGDPHYDPLFPFGFGLSTESIKAIYSA; encoded by the exons ATGGCTAAAATCCGCATCGCCATCATCTTATTGGGGCTCTGCCTAGTATGCAATTCGGCAGGTTTGGCAGAGGCAGAGTACATGAAGTACAAGGACCCCAAACTGTCAATCGATGCAAGGGTCGAGGATCTTATTAGCCGGATGACTCTTGAGGAGAAAATTGGCCAGATGTTGCAAGTCGAACGCAAGTATGTGTCTGCTGATGACATCAAGAAGTATTCTATTG GGAGTGTCATGAGCGAGGCAGGGAGTATTCCAGGTCCATCTCGATTGGCTTCTGCGCAAACCTGGATTGACATGGTGAATGAATTTCAGAAGGGTGCTGTATCAAGCCGGCTTGGAATTCCAATGTTTTATGGCATTGATGCCGTTCATGGCCACAGCACTGTTTATAAAGCAACTTTTTTCCCTCACAATATTGGCCTTGGAGCTACCAG AGATCCTGAACTTATTAAGAGAATTGGAGCTGCCACTGCCCTTGAAGTTAGAGCAACAGGAATTCAATATGCCTATGCACCTTGTATAGCA GTATGTAGAGATCCAAGATGGGGTCGGTGTTACGAAAGCTACGGCGAAGATCCTGCACTAGTTCAGTCAATGACTGAAATAATACCAGGATTGCAAGGAGACATTCCTGCTGATTTACCAAACGGTGTCCCTTTTATGGCTGGAAA TGAAAAGGTCATAGGTTCTGCTAAGCACTATGTGGGTGATGGTGGAACAATCAATGGGATTGATGAGTACAACACTGTCATAGATAGAGAGGGCTTGCTGAGAATTCACATGCCGGGTTATTTTGCTGCAATTAGCAAGGGAGTTGCAACGATTATGGTCTCTTACTCCAGTTGGAATGGAGTAAAAATGCATGCTAATCGTGAACTTATTACCGGATTCCTCAAGAATGCCCTCCATTTCAAG GGCGTGGTTATTTCAGATTTTGAGGGTATTGATAGGATCACCACTCCACCTCATGCAAATTTCACATATTCAGTTGAAGCTGGAGTTTCTGCTGGCATTGACATG TTCATGGTTCCTCAATTCTACAAAGAATTCGTAGATGATCTAACCAAATTGGTGACAAAGAAGTTCATTCCTATGAGTCGAATCGATGATGCAGCAAAGAGAATTTTGTGGGTTAAATTCATGATGGGCCTATTTGAGAACCCTTTTGCTGATTACAGTTTGGTTAGATATCTGGGAATACAG GAGCATAGAGAATTGGCTAGGGAAGCTGTGAGGAAATCACTGGTCCTTCTTAAAAATGGCGAATCTGTTGAGAAGCCTCTATTGCCTCTTCGTCGGAAGGCTTCGAAAATACTTGTAGCCGGAAGCCATGCAGATAATCTAGGATATCAGTGTGGCGGCTGGACTATTGAATGGCAAGGAATCAGTGGCAATGATATTCTCAAag GGACTACAATTCTCAATGCTATAAGAAACACTGTTGATCCAGAGACCATAGTGACCTACAAGGAGAATCCTGATGCCGAATTTGTCAAGTCCAATGGATTTTCTTATGCCATAGTTGTAGTAGGAGAGCATCCCTATGCTGAAATGCATGGTGATAACAAGAACTTGACCATCCCGGACCCTGGCCCCGAGACCATAACAAATGTATGTGGAGCCATAAAATGTGTGGTGGTTGTTATTTCCGGCCGCCCTGTAGTTATTGAACCATATCTTCATATAATAGACGCTCTTGTGGCTGCTTGGCTTCCGGGAAGTGAAGGCCAGGGTGTAGCTGATGTCCTATATGGCGACTACGGTTTCACCGGAAAGCTTCCAAGGACATGGTTCAAAACTGTTGATCAATTACCAATGAATGTTGGAGATCCTCATTATGATCCCCTTTTCCCATTTGGATTTGGCCTTTCTACTGAATCTATTAAGGCCATTTACTCAGCATAG